In Falco biarmicus isolate bFalBia1 chromosome 5, bFalBia1.pri, whole genome shotgun sequence, a single genomic region encodes these proteins:
- the DENND6B gene encoding protein DENND6B isoform X1 yields MDALCRAEPRPRRPAAASPLPWARFSAWLDCVCVVTFDLELGQAMELVYPYDFRLTEKEKTSICYLSFPDSYSGGLGDTQFSFRLRQSGGQRTTHYEDDGEYNREAPLTLQRESAHYFGYVYFRQVKDSSMKRGYFQKSLVLVSCLPYVNLFQSLLQLIAPEYFDKLEPCLEAVCNEIDQWPPPVPGQTLNLPVMGVVIQVRIPSRVDKPGSSPVKQFNQENLLPAPLVLPSIHELDLFRCFQPVLIHIQMLWELMLLGEPIVVMAPSPTVSSEMVLALTSCLAPLRYCCDYRPYFTIHDSEFKEYTTRTQAPPNIVVGVTNPFFIKTLQHWPHILRVGELRMSGDLPKQVKVKKLAKLKTLDTKPGIYTSYKTFLHKDKTLIKRLLKGIQRKRPSEVQSALLRRHLLELTQSFIIPLEHYIASLMPLQRAITPWKNPPQIRPFCQEDFMKTLEHAGPQLTCVLKGDWLGLYRRFFKSPNFDGWYRQRHKEMTQKLEALHLEAICEANIVAWMKDKSEVEIVDLVLKLREKLVRARCQHLPVKEETLQRVGLYIDTIIGSLPEDLQTVLHHH; encoded by the exons ATGGACGCGCTGTGCCGGGccgagccccggccccgccggcccgccgccgcctccccgctgCCCTGGGCCCGCTTCTCCGCCTGGCTCGACTGTGTCTGCGTGGTCACCTTCGACCTGGAGCTGGGCCAGGCCATGGAG TTGGTGTATCCGTATGACTTTAGGCTAACGGAGAAAGAG AAAACTAGTATCTGCTACTTGTCGTTTCCAGACTCCTACTCAG GTGGTCTGGGAGATACTCAATTTAGCTTCCGCCTTCGTCAGTCTGGGGGACAGAGGACCACTCATTACGAGGATGATGGCGAGTACAATAGAGAAGCACCCTTAACACTGCAG CGGGAGTCAGCTCATTACTTTGGTTATGTATACTTCAGGCAAGTCAAGGACAGCTCGATGAAGAGAGGTTATTTTCAGAAG tctttggtGCTGGTGTCATGCCTTCCGTATGTGAACTTGTTCCAGTCACTGCTGCAACTCATCGCTCCAGAATACTTTGACAAGCTGGAGCCATGCCTGGAGGCAG TGTGCAATGAGATTGATCAGTGGCCACCTCCTGTGCCAGGACAAACTCTGAATCTTCCAGTGATGGGAGTTGTCATTCAG GTGCGAATCCCGTCAAGGGTGGATAAGCCAGGATCAAGCCCAGTGAAGCAGTTCAATCAAGAG AATCTGTTACCAGCCCCACTGGTTCTCCCCAGTATTCACGAACTGGATCTTTTCAG GTGTTTCCAGCCAGTGCTAATTCATATCCAGATGTTGTGGGAGCTGATGTTACTAGGAGAGCCAATTGTTGTAATGGCACCATCCCCTACAGTTTCTTCAGAAATGGTTCTGGCACTTACCAG TTGCCTTGCTCCTCTGAGGTACTGTTGTGACTACCGCCCCTATTTTACTATCCATGACAGTGAATTTAAAGAGTATACGACCAGGACACAAGCTCC GCCAAACATTGTTGTGGGAGTCACAAACCCTTTCTTTATCAAAACTCTCCAGCACTGGCCACACATTCTTCGAGTTGGGGAGCTCAGAATGTCAG GAGACCTGCCCAAGCAAGTTAAGGTGAAGAAGCTAGCTAAACTAAAAACTCTAGACACAAAACCAG GAATCTATACTTCTTATAAAACGTTCCTTCACAAAGACAAAACCCTGATAAAAAGATTACTAAAG GGGATTCAGCGGAAACGCCCGTCTGAAGTCCAGAGTGCGCTTTTGAGGCGTCACCTCCTGGAGCTCACTCAGAGCTTCATTATTCCCCTG gaGCATTATATTGCAAGTCTGATGCCTCTGCAGAGAGCCATTACTCCATGGAAG AATCCTCCACAAATTCGTCCTTTCTGTCAGGAAGATTTCATGAAGACCCTCGAGCATGCTGGTCCCCAGCTTACCTGTGTCCTTAAGGGTGACTGGTTAGGCCTCTACAG GCGTTTCTTCAAGTCTCCCAACTTTGATGGCTGGTACCGTCAGAGGCACAAGGAAATGACCCAGAAGCTGGAGGCCCTTCATTTAGAGGCAATCTGCGAAGCG aACATTGTGGCCTGGATGAAGGACAAGTCTGAGGTGGAGATTGTAGACCTGGTGCTGAAACTTCGTGAGAAGCTG GTAAGAGCCAGGTGCCAGCACCTCCCTGTGAAGGAGGAAACTCTGCAGCGGGTGGGCCTGTATATTGACACCATCATCGGCTCCTTGCCGGAGGATCTTCAGACCGTGCTGCACCACCACTGA
- the DENND6B gene encoding protein DENND6B isoform X2 produces MDALCRAEPRPRRPAAASPLPWARFSAWLDCVCVVTFDLELGQAMERESAHYFGYVYFRQVKDSSMKRGYFQKSLVLVSCLPYVNLFQSLLQLIAPEYFDKLEPCLEAVCNEIDQWPPPVPGQTLNLPVMGVVIQVRIPSRVDKPGSSPVKQFNQENLLPAPLVLPSIHELDLFRCFQPVLIHIQMLWELMLLGEPIVVMAPSPTVSSEMVLALTSCLAPLRYCCDYRPYFTIHDSEFKEYTTRTQAPPNIVVGVTNPFFIKTLQHWPHILRVGELRMSGDLPKQVKVKKLAKLKTLDTKPGIYTSYKTFLHKDKTLIKRLLKGIQRKRPSEVQSALLRRHLLELTQSFIIPLEHYIASLMPLQRAITPWKNPPQIRPFCQEDFMKTLEHAGPQLTCVLKGDWLGLYRRFFKSPNFDGWYRQRHKEMTQKLEALHLEAICEANIVAWMKDKSEVEIVDLVLKLREKLVRARCQHLPVKEETLQRVGLYIDTIIGSLPEDLQTVLHHH; encoded by the exons ATGGACGCGCTGTGCCGGGccgagccccggccccgccggcccgccgccgcctccccgctgCCCTGGGCCCGCTTCTCCGCCTGGCTCGACTGTGTCTGCGTGGTCACCTTCGACCTGGAGCTGGGCCAGGCCATGGAG CGGGAGTCAGCTCATTACTTTGGTTATGTATACTTCAGGCAAGTCAAGGACAGCTCGATGAAGAGAGGTTATTTTCAGAAG tctttggtGCTGGTGTCATGCCTTCCGTATGTGAACTTGTTCCAGTCACTGCTGCAACTCATCGCTCCAGAATACTTTGACAAGCTGGAGCCATGCCTGGAGGCAG TGTGCAATGAGATTGATCAGTGGCCACCTCCTGTGCCAGGACAAACTCTGAATCTTCCAGTGATGGGAGTTGTCATTCAG GTGCGAATCCCGTCAAGGGTGGATAAGCCAGGATCAAGCCCAGTGAAGCAGTTCAATCAAGAG AATCTGTTACCAGCCCCACTGGTTCTCCCCAGTATTCACGAACTGGATCTTTTCAG GTGTTTCCAGCCAGTGCTAATTCATATCCAGATGTTGTGGGAGCTGATGTTACTAGGAGAGCCAATTGTTGTAATGGCACCATCCCCTACAGTTTCTTCAGAAATGGTTCTGGCACTTACCAG TTGCCTTGCTCCTCTGAGGTACTGTTGTGACTACCGCCCCTATTTTACTATCCATGACAGTGAATTTAAAGAGTATACGACCAGGACACAAGCTCC GCCAAACATTGTTGTGGGAGTCACAAACCCTTTCTTTATCAAAACTCTCCAGCACTGGCCACACATTCTTCGAGTTGGGGAGCTCAGAATGTCAG GAGACCTGCCCAAGCAAGTTAAGGTGAAGAAGCTAGCTAAACTAAAAACTCTAGACACAAAACCAG GAATCTATACTTCTTATAAAACGTTCCTTCACAAAGACAAAACCCTGATAAAAAGATTACTAAAG GGGATTCAGCGGAAACGCCCGTCTGAAGTCCAGAGTGCGCTTTTGAGGCGTCACCTCCTGGAGCTCACTCAGAGCTTCATTATTCCCCTG gaGCATTATATTGCAAGTCTGATGCCTCTGCAGAGAGCCATTACTCCATGGAAG AATCCTCCACAAATTCGTCCTTTCTGTCAGGAAGATTTCATGAAGACCCTCGAGCATGCTGGTCCCCAGCTTACCTGTGTCCTTAAGGGTGACTGGTTAGGCCTCTACAG GCGTTTCTTCAAGTCTCCCAACTTTGATGGCTGGTACCGTCAGAGGCACAAGGAAATGACCCAGAAGCTGGAGGCCCTTCATTTAGAGGCAATCTGCGAAGCG aACATTGTGGCCTGGATGAAGGACAAGTCTGAGGTGGAGATTGTAGACCTGGTGCTGAAACTTCGTGAGAAGCTG GTAAGAGCCAGGTGCCAGCACCTCCCTGTGAAGGAGGAAACTCTGCAGCGGGTGGGCCTGTATATTGACACCATCATCGGCTCCTTGCCGGAGGATCTTCAGACCGTGCTGCACCACCACTGA